A stretch of Litoribacterium kuwaitense DNA encodes these proteins:
- a CDS encoding GNAT family N-acetyltransferase, producing MTKAQIGVKLATGEDAEALLALEVRNREFFQGFAGKRQASSYTLAGQQNRVEKAVDEAEKDEGYLFLIRLQETKEVIGEVALTEVQRGPLQSCWIGYFLDQAHNGKGYMTEAVRQVVEVAFQTLQFHRIEAGVMPHNLASMKVLLKAGFHKEGIARQNVCINGEWKDHQTLAIINEPKELRDEAKKPMVESNFKLIPADTLVFLLSGQAGTDANGEVPEGVEAQLVNALMNSKEILTSENASMNHILKVNIWATERLDKAVFQRHWQSFYEDSPPAMTLGYVSELADSATKVEIEVWAAR from the coding sequence ATGACGAAGGCACAGATTGGTGTCAAGCTTGCTACGGGTGAAGATGCAGAAGCATTGCTAGCATTGGAGGTTAGAAATCGGGAGTTCTTCCAAGGGTTTGCTGGGAAAAGACAAGCGTCTTCTTATACGCTTGCTGGGCAACAAAACAGAGTAGAAAAGGCAGTCGATGAAGCTGAAAAAGACGAAGGCTACTTGTTTCTCATTCGCTTGCAAGAGACGAAGGAAGTTATCGGTGAAGTTGCATTAACGGAGGTGCAGCGGGGGCCATTGCAAAGTTGTTGGATCGGTTATTTCCTCGACCAAGCGCACAATGGCAAAGGCTATATGACCGAAGCAGTTCGACAGGTTGTGGAAGTCGCCTTTCAAACCTTGCAATTTCACCGGATTGAAGCTGGGGTGATGCCTCACAACCTCGCCTCAATGAAAGTTCTCTTGAAAGCAGGTTTTCATAAGGAAGGGATTGCGCGGCAAAATGTTTGTATTAATGGAGAGTGGAAAGACCATCAGACGCTCGCCATCATTAATGAGCCGAAGGAATTACGAGACGAGGCGAAGAAGCCGATGGTCGAATCTAACTTTAAATTGATTCCAGCGGATACACTGGTATTTTTACTGTCTGGGCAAGCCGGAACAGATGCAAACGGTGAGGTGCCGGAGGGTGTAGAAGCACAGCTAGTCAATGCTTTAATGAACAGTAAAGAAATACTGACGAGCGAGAATGCCTCAATGAACCACATCCTAAAGGTGAATATTTGGGCAACAGAGCGATTGGACAAAGCAGTTTTTCAAAGACATTGGCAAAGTTTTTATGAGGACAGCCCACCAGCCATGACATTAGGCTACGTATCTGAACTAGCGGATTCAGCAACAAAAGTTGAGATTGAAGTATGGGCTGCTCGGTAA